The nucleotide window AACCCAGGTCGTTGGCTTTTCTAACCAAGGTTTCCCTTTAATGAGTGGAAGCTTGTCATTAACAACTTTGTCTACAGATAACATCAAGTGCTCCGGCAGCTACTGATGGTAAAAGTGTAGAGAGCGTAAATGACATTTTAATGACGGTCGCTAACAAAAAGGGAGCCGATTAGGGCTCCCTCGAATTCGTTCTTTACTTTAACCGTACACCTAGTCGTTAAATTGTCTACCGAAGAACGAGTCTTCCAGCCATTGTGGGCGCTTATCGGCATTTGCAATATCTTTACCAATGGCAAAGTTAATGTCGGTAAAGCGCGCTCCAGCTTCGTAGTTAATGTCTAAGTTGAGTCCATCGCTGGGCTTATGATAGTGCTCAGCAAAAAACTTGCCCCAGACTTCGCCGCCGTCTTCACCTTCGGTACGTGAGGTAAATCCGGTCATCAAGAACACCGCCGGAATGCCTTTTTTAACCAAAGTGTAATGGTCTGAGCGTGTAAAAATAGCCTGCTCGGGCATAGGATCAGGGCTTTGCGTTGTATCGAACTGCTCAGCAGCCTTGCTAACTGTCTCGCCTAAAGTTGAATGGGAAGCACCAAAGGCAATGACGTCGGCAAAATCATACAGCAGTACCGGCATATCCAGATTCACATTTGCTACGATGTTTTCTAATGGAACCGTCGGGTTATTCGCAAAGTAGTCTGCACCTAACAAGCCTTTTTCTTCTGCGGTGACAGACAAGAACATAATTGAACGATCGAATTTTTGCTCTGACTCTACAAACAAGCGCGCGGTTTCCAGCATAATAGAAACACCACTGGCATTATCCATAGCACCATTATTGATATTGTCTTCGCGGCTCATGTCTTTTACTACGCCAATATGATCGGAATGCGCTGTATAAACAACGTACTCGTCTTTCAGGGTTTCGTCAGAACCGGGCAATACAGCTGCGACGTTAGGGCTGGAAATTTCTTCGTGACGCGATTCGCGAGCCAGAGTGACTTCACCTTCCAGTTCAAACCCTTCAGGAGAGAAGTCAGGGTCTTCTTCGATTTTCTCGAAGATAGTGCTCAGTTCTGTCGGTGCACTGGCAAAGAGTTTTTCGGCGGGTTCATCATCAATATAGGCGGAACCTTTTAACTGTTGTTCTTCACCTTTAGGCAAACCATTAGGACCTAACCAGGTCATGCGTGGCGTTTTGGTGTAATAAACGCTGGTTTCGTATTTGCGAGTTTTTTCGCGCACTGGAGTGTGCAAAGTAATAATACCAACCGCACCTTTTTCCCGGGCAATATCATTTTTAATATTGGCTAAATGAGCGCCTTCTTCACTAGGCAAAAAGTCCGGACGACCGGTTAGCATCACAACAATTTTGCCTTCTACGTCAAGGCCGTTGTAATCATCAAGACCAAATTCAGGAGCTTCCATACCATAGCCGACAAAAACTAATGGCGCAGTAATTTCATCTTTTTCTTCATAATGACTTGGGCCGGTAATGAATTGCTTAGGGAATTCAAATTCAACCACTTCGCCGTTGTTTTCAAAGGTCATGCTAGCGCTGTTTTCTTTCAGTGTACTTTTACGAAAGGGAACACGCTGATAATAAGTGCCGTCATCACCAGCAGGCTCAAGGCCTAACTGTTTGAACTCAGAAACAATGTAGTTAGAGGCAATTTCATGCTCGTTACTACCAGTTTCGCGACCTTTAAGGTCATCGTCTGCAAGAAACTCTAAATGAGCACGGATATTGGATTCTTCAGCACGGATTTCCGTCTTTTTTAGTTCGGGTTCTGATGCGCCACAAGCCGCTATCAGCAGACTTAATGTGACGGGCAGAAGAATATGGGATGGCTTCATATCATGTCCTTGGTGTTTTTTATCATAATAGCCAAGCTAGTGTACCGCAGCAGGTAGCAGACAACCAGAGTGGATAATTGAAAGAGTGTTGCAAAACGTATCAGGATTTTGTAATGTTATATTATTACAATAACGAGATGGCGTTAATCTGAAACAACGTTAACTGGAGTGGTTATGAAACTGAATGCGTTAACTCTTGCATTACTGGCAACAAGTACTGTTGCACAGGCGCAACAGCAAGAAGAACATGAACACATAAATGACTATGAAGTCATTGTCATTAATGCAAGCCCGCTGGATAAGACGGCGCTTGAATCGGCGCAGCCTGTCAATATTATTTCTGGTGACGCGC belongs to Idiomarina sp. PL1-037 and includes:
- a CDS encoding M28 family metallopeptidase; protein product: MKPSHILLPVTLSLLIAACGASEPELKKTEIRAEESNIRAHLEFLADDDLKGRETGSNEHEIASNYIVSEFKQLGLEPAGDDGTYYQRVPFRKSTLKENSASMTFENNGEVVEFEFPKQFITGPSHYEEKDEITAPLVFVGYGMEAPEFGLDDYNGLDVEGKIVVMLTGRPDFLPSEEGAHLANIKNDIAREKGAVGIITLHTPVREKTRKYETSVYYTKTPRMTWLGPNGLPKGEEQQLKGSAYIDDEPAEKLFASAPTELSTIFEKIEEDPDFSPEGFELEGEVTLARESRHEEISSPNVAAVLPGSDETLKDEYVVYTAHSDHIGVVKDMSREDNINNGAMDNASGVSIMLETARLFVESEQKFDRSIMFLSVTAEEKGLLGADYFANNPTVPLENIVANVNLDMPVLLYDFADVIAFGASHSTLGETVSKAAEQFDTTQSPDPMPEQAIFTRSDHYTLVKKGIPAVFLMTGFTSRTEGEDGGEVWGKFFAEHYHKPSDGLNLDINYEAGARFTDINFAIGKDIANADKRPQWLEDSFFGRQFND